In Molothrus aeneus isolate 106 chromosome 4, BPBGC_Maene_1.0, whole genome shotgun sequence, the following are encoded in one genomic region:
- the ASAH1 gene encoding acid ceramidase — MWPRLREAPLGAEPGRTMAARALLALLLLAQPAWAPDPYGEECRSKMYPPSGPTFKGNIPTYVINLDLPPSRRWDDLMRDKKTELKTVVQNIKDIANTFFPSGKVVDIVDNKIAHLTATLPYPFNEELQGIANSSGIPLGEIVIFNIFYEIFTVCTSIVAEDKTGKLYHARNLDFGLFLGWDVKNNSWTLTRELKPLVVLLDFQRNNKTVFKSTNFAGYIGMVSGVKPNLFTLTMNERFSLDGGYVGIFEWFLGRRDGMWMGFLTRTVLENATSYQDAKDRLAKTRLLAPAYFILGGRNSGEGCVITRSRTAALDIWDLDIKKGTWYVVETNYDRWKPPLVLDNRRGPAMKCLNQTTQENLSLPAIYDVLSTKPVLNKLTVCTTLMEVYNGHTETYLRECPDPCSPW; from the exons ATGTGGCCGCGGCTCCGGGAAGCGCCGCTCGGAGCGGAGCCGGGCAGGACCATGGCCGCCCGGgcgctgctggcgctgctgctgctggcgcaGCCCGCCTGGGCGCCGGACCCG TATGGAGAAGAGTGTAGGAGTAAAATGTACCCTCCTTCAGGACCAAC GTTCAAAGGTAACATACCCACATATGTCATAAATCTTGATTTACCTCCCAGCAGAAGGTGGGATGACTTGATGCGTGACAAAAAGACAGAG CTGAAGACTGTGGTCCAGAATATTAAAGATATAGCAAATACCTTCTTTCCCAGTGGCAAAGTTGTTGACATAGTGGATAACAAAATA gCTCATCTGACTGCTACACTTCCTTATCCTTTCAATGAAGAGCTCCAAGGGATTGCAAATTCCTCTGGGATTCCTTTGG gggAAATcgttatttttaacattttttatgaaATTTTTACTGTATGTACATCAATAGTGGCAGAAGATAAAACAG GGAAGCTGTACCATGCCAGAAACTTGGATTTTGGACTCTTCCTAGG GTGGgatgttaaaaataattcctgGACGTTAACTCGGGAACTGAAGCCTTTAGTGGTACTCTTGGACTTTCagagaaacaacaaaacagtGTTCAAGTCCACAAATTTTGCAGGATACATAGGCATGGTGTCTGGAGTCAAACCA AACTTGTTCACTCTGACAATGAATGAGCGTTTCAGTCTTGATGGTGGTTATGTGG GAATCTTTGAATGGTTTCTTGGTAGAAGAGATGGTATGTGGATGGGCTTTCTTACAAGAACTGTATTAGAGAATGCTACAAG TTACCAGGATGCAAAAGATAGACTGGCAAAAACAAGATTGCTGGCTCCAGCTTACTTTATTCTGGGAGGCAGAAATTCTGGAGAAGGGTGTGTGATAACTCGATCCAGGACAGCTGCTCTGGATATCTGGGA ccttgatATCAAGAAGGGTACATGGTATGTGGTAGAAACCAACTACGATCGCTGGAAGCCTCCACTGGTGCTGGATAATCGTAGAGGACCTGCAATGAAATGCCTGAACCAGACAACACAAGAG aatctCTCCCTACCTGCAATTTATGATGTTCTCTCCACAAAGCCTGTGCTCAATAAG CTGACAGTGTGCACCACGCTGATGGAGGTGTACAATGGCCATACAGAGACTTACCTGCGGGAGTGCCCAgatccctgcagcccttggtaG
- the LOC136556030 gene encoding general transcription factor IIE subunit 1-like yields MEEHSVPSEVPAALKRLAKCIVRGFYGVECSLALDVLIRYPCVKEEDLLQLLKYERKQLRTALNALRADKLLKLRVRVETGPNGKSTRHNYYYINYKVLVDVVKYKLDHVRRKIEAEERDSTTRSSFKCPSCSSTYTDLEVNQLFDAFTETFRCTYCNTEVEEDGSAFPKHDARTLLAKFNEQIEPLFVLLRQTEEIVLPYDLLEPQPTEIPELSESFDPKLGSSVLESCSRREKWAHRSSAFGLAYTQNLTIDVQDSKQEKKRREKATEKQPIWLSQSTVEGAATATNNSVGVNASEETEENVKETVTDNEIIKTLLIHESKSSSSTDQAPIVKSKLHGSHGDSSEFEEDAKHSRGAGMKVAGSNFEQEEEQETLDPILMVAGQPCSYGQVSENPELVSLMTNEERDTYIKVGQEMFQSVFE; encoded by the exons ATGGAGGAGCACAGCGTTCCCAGCGAGGTGCCGGCAGCCCTGAAGCGCCTGGCCAAGTGTATAGTGCGTGGTTTCTATGGTGTGGAGTGCTCCCTGGCCCTGGACGTGCTGATCCGCTACCCCTGTGTGAAAGAGGAGGATCTGTTACAGCTGCTCAAGTACGAGCGCAAGCAGCTGCGCACCGCCCTCAACGCGCTCAGGGCGGACAAGCTGCTGAAGCTGCGGGTGCGAGTTGAAACGGGGCCCAACGGCAAGAGCACCAGGCACAATTACTACTACATCAATTACAAGGTGCTGGTGGATGTGGTAAAATACAAACTGGATCATGTACGCCGGAAAATAGAAGCAGAAGAGCGGGATTCAACTACCAGATCCTCTTTTAAATGTCCATCTTGCTCTAGCACGTACACAGACCTTGAAGTCAATCAGCTCTTTGATGCATTTACAG AGACTTTTCGCTGCACTTACTGCAACACTGAGGTAGAGGAAGATGGCTCGGCATTTCCAAAGCACGACGCTCGAACGTTGCTGGCGAAGTTCAACGAGCAGATCGAGCCTCTCTTTGTGCTGCTGCGTCAAACCGAAGAGATTGTGCTGCCCTATGACTTGCTGGAGCCTCAGCCAACAGAAATACCAGAATTATCAGAAAG CTTTGATCCAAAGCTGGGCTCAAGTGTGCTGGAATCCTGCAGCCGCCGTGAAAAATGGGCACACAGAAGTTCTGCTTTTGGCCTTGCATACACCCAAAATTTAACTATTGATGTCCAAGACTcaaagcaagagaagaaaagaagagaaaaagcaactGAAAAGCAACCGATCTGGTTGtcacagagcactgtggaaGGAGCAGCAACAGCCACCAACAATAGTGTTG GAGTAAATGCttctgaagaaactgaagaaaatgttaaagaaacTGTCACTGATAATGAAATCATCAAGACTCTTCTGATCCATGAATCCAAGTCATCATCTAGCACAGACCAGGCTCCTATTGTCAAAAGCAAACTACATGGATCACACGGTGATAGCAGTGAGTTTGAAGAGGATGCCAAGCACTCAAGAGGAGCAGGAATGAAAGTAGCAGGCAGCAACTTTGAACAAGAGGAGGAACAGGAAACTCTGGATCCTATTTTAATGGTAgctggccagccctgctcatATGGCCAAGTTAGTGAAAACCCAGAGCTTGTGTCTCTCATGACAAATGAAGAGAGAGACACTTATATAAAAGTAGGACAAGAAATGTTCCAGTCTGTCTTTGAGTAA